One stretch of Natronobacterium gregoryi SP2 DNA includes these proteins:
- a CDS encoding CPBP family intramembrane glutamic endopeptidase: MGEVPRHHDNIDSRTDRFGRTRALIVVAIVSIAAVVTNSTVTLLAVQLQSVGGDVLTVGVNLLAIQASFLAVGVGYVWYRPTVPVSVRLPTQGELRLATAALAAGLGTVTLSFASTDVLLLAIEISPGFTGYAGYSISSVAVLLVGALLSLLVVGPVEEFLFRGVVQGRLRLAFEPVRAIGLAGLVFAFFYLYPILLLEPPAAVIVHTTVYYTVMGVIFGVTYEQAGTLVVPALVHGLFTVTLFLAMVPFA; this comes from the coding sequence ATGGGAGAAGTTCCCCGACACCACGACAATATCGACTCCCGAACTGATCGATTCGGGCGGACTCGAGCGCTGATCGTCGTCGCAATAGTGAGTATCGCAGCAGTAGTGACGAACAGCACCGTGACGCTACTCGCCGTGCAGTTGCAGTCGGTCGGCGGCGACGTTCTGACGGTCGGCGTCAACCTACTTGCGATTCAGGCTTCCTTTCTCGCCGTCGGCGTCGGATACGTGTGGTATCGACCGACTGTCCCCGTCTCCGTTCGGTTGCCTACCCAGGGCGAGTTGCGTCTCGCCACCGCTGCCCTCGCTGCCGGACTGGGCACCGTGACGCTGTCGTTTGCAAGCACGGACGTGCTGCTACTCGCCATCGAGATATCACCCGGCTTCACGGGGTATGCGGGCTACAGCATCTCGTCGGTGGCCGTCTTGCTCGTCGGCGCACTGTTGTCCCTGCTGGTGGTCGGCCCAGTCGAGGAGTTCCTCTTTCGCGGCGTCGTTCAGGGGCGACTGCGGCTGGCGTTCGAGCCGGTTAGGGCGATCGGACTCGCCGGCCTCGTCTTCGCGTTCTTCTACCTGTATCCGATTCTCTTGCTCGAGCCGCCGGCCGCAGTGATCGTCCACACGACCGTCTACTATACAGTAATGGGTGTGATCTTCGGCGTGACGTACGAACAGGCGGGAACGCTCGTCGTTCCCGCGCTGGTACACGGTCTATTCACCGTCACGCTGTTTCTCGCCATGGTGCCGTTCGCGTAG